From one Fusobacterium sp. JB019 genomic stretch:
- a CDS encoding MurR/RpiR family transcriptional regulator, translating to MDIIEKIMEIKDVVPKKQKLLCDYIVLNYKEIGMMTASEVAEAAGVATTTVMRFMKLLKFESYNDFKNAFLEYSLKNTMSSYGSIKENFKHIVKGEESDPLTTTCYETIHTIENFITPKNIEEINNSIKLMINSKWINLLGLRSSRPVSLYMEASVNRFYPKVRQLSTDDSYLYDRALRIEKNETLVVFSIWPCTKKTVKLAEICHKRKIPIILVTNTTLNPIAKFADIVIDTNSVHSPLGNLPALVIVETLVAELAKQTIPESTKNIEKLEKDLDKLDLFIWESKA from the coding sequence ATGGATATAATAGAAAAGATTATGGAAATTAAAGATGTCGTACCCAAAAAACAAAAGTTATTATGTGACTATATTGTTCTAAATTACAAAGAAATTGGAATGATGACTGCATCTGAAGTTGCCGAAGCTGCAGGAGTTGCTACCACAACAGTAATGAGATTTATGAAATTACTTAAATTTGAATCTTATAATGATTTTAAAAATGCTTTTTTAGAATATTCGCTAAAAAATACCATGTCTTCTTATGGAAGTATAAAAGAAAATTTTAAACATATTGTTAAAGGAGAAGAATCTGATCCTCTAACTACCACTTGTTATGAAACCATTCACACAATAGAAAATTTTATAACCCCTAAGAATATTGAAGAAATAAACAATTCTATAAAATTAATGATTAATTCTAAATGGATTAATCTGCTAGGACTTAGATCTTCTAGACCTGTAAGTTTATATATGGAAGCTTCTGTCAATAGATTTTATCCTAAAGTAAGACAACTCAGTACTGATGACAGTTATCTTTATGATCGAGCTCTAAGAATTGAAAAAAATGAAACTTTAGTTGTTTTTTCTATTTGGCCATGTACTAAAAAAACTGTTAAATTAGCTGAAATTTGTCACAAAAGAAAAATACCAATCATATTAGTTACAAATACAACTTTAAATCCAATCGCTAAATTTGCAGATATAGTTATTGATACAAATTCGGTCCATAGTCCTCTTGGAAATTTACCAGCTTTGGTAATTGTTGAAACATTAGTTGCTGAACTTGCTAAACAAACAATTCCTGAATCAACTAAAAATATTGAAAAATTAGAAAAAGATTTAGATAAATTAGATTTATTCATTTGGGAATCTAAAGCATAA
- a CDS encoding GntR family transcriptional regulator, producing MINKNSSVPLYIQLEILIKDYIKTKEINQGEIIPSENELSKKYKISRMTVKKALDNLEIKGIVERKKGIGTFVKFEEKKIELPLNKINGFSEKVISMGLTPENEVLKFEEKHPEYKISKALDIQGKEKVWYMERLRKVEGVAAVFEKSYIRKKILPNLKKKDLYKSKFNYIELKGLEIEKSEREIIAKIPEDDIANILELKRNEPVLVAESVTYLKNGEILEYSEIFYNQRKYKFKLIART from the coding sequence ATGATAAATAAAAATTCTTCAGTTCCTTTGTATATACAGCTTGAAATCTTAATAAAAGATTATATAAAAACTAAAGAGATAAATCAAGGAGAAATAATTCCCTCTGAGAATGAATTATCTAAAAAATATAAAATAAGTAGGATGACCGTAAAAAAAGCATTAGATAATTTAGAAATAAAGGGAATTGTAGAAAGAAAAAAAGGAATAGGAACGTTTGTAAAATTTGAAGAAAAAAAGATAGAACTACCATTAAATAAAATAAATGGATTTAGTGAGAAAGTTATATCTATGGGATTAACTCCTGAAAATGAAGTTTTAAAATTTGAAGAAAAACATCCAGAGTATAAAATTTCAAAGGCGTTAGATATTCAAGGTAAAGAAAAGGTTTGGTATATGGAACGACTTAGAAAAGTTGAAGGGGTAGCAGCAGTTTTTGAAAAAAGTTATATAAGAAAAAAAATATTGCCAAATTTAAAAAAGAAAGATTTATATAAATCTAAATTTAATTACATAGAATTAAAAGGTTTGGAAATAGAAAAAAGTGAAAGGGAAATAATTGCAAAAATTCCTGAAGATGATATTGCAAATATTTTAGAGCTAAAAAGGAACGAACCAGTATTAGTAGCTGAATCTGTAACATATTTAAAAAATGGAGAAATTTTAGAATATTCTGAAATTTTTTACAATCAAAGAAAGTATAAATTTAAGTTGATAGCAAGAACATAG
- a CDS encoding DMT family transporter: protein MNKLKFIFILILFSTVGVFVKKIHLDSGKIAFIRAIIGFIFLVFIALIKNKKIFLTQIIYNKRKIISSGFLLGLNWLFLFQAYKYTTLSIATIACYCAPIFMLFLSILFLKEEPDIKKIICILISIFGMILIFYNSNDSSSSIIYNHTLGICYGLLTAICYSVVIIINKSLEDIFSLEQTLGQFFSAIIILLFYLLIFENFNFKGLDIISSINLIVIGVIHTGFAFFIYFSCIKNIPGQSVAILSYITPIFAVFISIFYLKEPINIFQLCGGSLILISTFIAEKK, encoded by the coding sequence ATGAATAAATTAAAATTTATTTTTATTCTCATATTATTTTCAACTGTTGGAGTTTTTGTAAAAAAAATACATTTAGATTCTGGAAAAATAGCATTTATAAGAGCAATAATTGGATTTATATTTTTAGTTTTTATAGCTTTAATCAAAAATAAAAAAATTTTTCTAACACAAATTATATATAACAAAAGAAAAATAATTTCTTCAGGCTTTTTACTAGGATTAAATTGGCTTTTTTTATTTCAAGCATATAAATATACAACTCTTTCAATAGCAACTATTGCTTGTTATTGTGCTCCTATCTTTATGCTTTTTTTATCTATTTTATTCTTGAAAGAAGAACCTGACATAAAAAAAATAATTTGTATTCTAATTTCTATATTTGGTATGATTTTAATTTTTTACAATAGCAATGATTCTAGTAGTAGCATTATATATAATCACACTTTAGGGATTTGCTACGGCCTCCTAACCGCTATTTGTTATTCTGTTGTAATTATTATTAATAAATCTCTAGAAGATATTTTTTCTCTAGAACAAACTTTAGGTCAATTTTTTTCTGCAATTATTATATTACTATTTTATCTATTAATATTTGAAAACTTTAATTTTAAAGGATTAGATATAATCTCATCAATAAATTTAATTGTTATCGGAGTTATACATACAGGATTTGCTTTTTTTATTTATTTTTCTTGCATTAAAAATATACCTGGACAAAGCGTTGCAATCTTAAGTTACATAACTCCTATATTTGCAGTTTTTATATCTATATTTTATCTAAAAGAACCTATCAATATCTTTCAACTATGTGGAGGAAGTTTAATTTTAATATCAACTTTTATAGCTGAAAAAAAATAA
- a CDS encoding PTS transporter subunit EIIC: protein MKKRVGDFLQKLGKSLMMPISIIAAAGIFLGLAAALQNPHIVGNFANIKMIQIVIGFIRKVSGSLFGNLPILFAISVAIGLAKDEKPTAAFSAVIGFIVMNVGINYALKISGITPGTVNVQALVNSGMGKEAAIMYNSQFGYELGIFTYRTNVFGAIISAIITSKLHNKYYTVKLPDALNFFGGKRFVPIITVIVMSVVGVVMANVWPFIGKGIIGVGTIIQKTGIIGTFIFGFTERILIPTGLHHILNQTVRFTPIGGVYNMGGHQFVGALSIFNGALANPGMIPDEIVKNATRFLCQGKIPVMMFGLPAAAMAMLSCAKDESSRKRAKGLLIAGALASFATGITEPLEFAFIFISPILFLFHAVLFGLSFMLMNLFGVMIGNVQGGVIDFLVFGVLRGMDTNWIYTLLLGLIYIPVYYFGFKFIINKYDLATPGREEETLKEKEEEININVTSEIESEIIVGLGGKENIKNVDNCFTRLRVDLEDISKVDEILLKKTGAAGIFKMENHVQVIYGPKVEKIALDVKRLLIK, encoded by the coding sequence ATGAAGAAAAGAGTAGGGGACTTTTTACAAAAACTAGGAAAATCTCTAATGATGCCAATATCGATAATAGCAGCAGCAGGAATTTTTCTAGGATTAGCAGCAGCTTTACAAAATCCACATATTGTTGGAAATTTTGCGAATATTAAAATGATACAAATTGTAATAGGATTTATAAGAAAAGTATCAGGAAGTTTATTTGGAAATCTTCCAATATTATTTGCAATATCTGTAGCAATTGGGCTTGCTAAAGATGAAAAACCAACAGCAGCTTTTTCTGCAGTAATAGGTTTTATAGTTATGAATGTTGGAATTAATTATGCACTTAAAATATCAGGAATAACTCCTGGAACTGTTAATGTACAGGCACTTGTAAATTCTGGAATGGGAAAAGAAGCGGCAATTATGTATAATTCTCAATTCGGATATGAATTAGGAATATTTACTTATAGAACAAATGTATTTGGAGCAATTATATCAGCAATTATAACAAGTAAATTACATAATAAATATTATACTGTAAAATTACCAGATGCTTTAAATTTTTTCGGTGGGAAAAGATTTGTACCAATTATAACAGTAATAGTAATGTCAGTAGTAGGAGTTGTAATGGCAAATGTTTGGCCATTTATAGGAAAAGGAATAATAGGAGTTGGGACAATAATTCAAAAGACAGGAATAATAGGAACTTTTATATTTGGTTTTACAGAAAGAATATTGATACCAACAGGACTTCATCATATATTAAATCAAACAGTTAGATTTACTCCAATAGGAGGAGTTTATAATATGGGAGGACATCAATTTGTAGGAGCATTATCTATATTCAATGGAGCATTAGCAAATCCAGGAATGATACCAGATGAAATTGTAAAAAATGCAACTAGATTTTTATGTCAAGGAAAGATACCTGTTATGATGTTTGGACTTCCAGCTGCTGCAATGGCAATGCTAAGTTGTGCTAAGGATGAAAGTTCTAGAAAAAGAGCTAAAGGGCTTTTAATAGCAGGAGCATTAGCAAGTTTTGCAACAGGAATTACAGAACCATTAGAATTTGCGTTTATATTTATATCTCCAATATTATTTTTATTTCATGCAGTGTTATTTGGGTTATCATTTATGCTTATGAATTTATTTGGAGTAATGATAGGAAATGTTCAGGGAGGAGTAATTGATTTTCTAGTATTTGGTGTTTTAAGAGGGATGGATACTAATTGGATTTATACTCTGCTTTTAGGATTAATATATATCCCTGTTTATTATTTTGGCTTTAAATTTATAATAAATAAATATGATTTAGCAACTCCAGGAAGAGAAGAAGAAACTTTAAAAGAAAAAGAAGAAGAAATAAATATAAATGTAACTAGTGAAATAGAAAGTGAAATAATAGTTGGACTAGGTGGAAAAGAAAATATAAAAAATGTAGATAATTGTTTTACAAGACTTAGAGTTGATTTAGAAGATATTTCAAAAGTAGATGAAATATTACTTAAAAAAACAGGTGCAGCAGGAATTTTTAAAATGGAAAATCATGTTCAAGTAATATATGGACCAAAAGTAGAAAAAATAGCTTTAGATGTAAAAAGACTATTAATAAAATAA
- a CDS encoding sodium/glutamate symporter, translating into MNFTPYSMLLDFSIMSGLLFIAQIMRSKIKFLQNYYIPSSLVAGFLGLFGGPQFLNILPFSGKTGSYPYLLVCVLFAGIFLGKQEKFSLKETVHKVGDTFLINMSSEILCFGLACLVGGALVIFLFPNVFSEIAVLLPAGFMGGHGYAAAIGGTINTLLGRNDGVVIGQTFATLGLLSGIFGGIICINYATRKGATRLVKSIGALPQECKTGMIPLEKRQTMGDETVHPMAMDPLAWHIGLILMTTGIGYAIYYGYKPYFPKVEVPLMCVTMIVGVFIQAILNKTGYGTYVDKRIIDRTGSGVTDYLVAFGIATIKLSVVLEFIGPILVLVAVGIAWPCILVFFVGRRLFRNFWFERSIFIFGYITGVVAVGVTLLRIVDPEMKSGTLSDFGTAYTLQSIVELFIVTMVPVFAVSLGVIPVGAVLVTIGVIMLLTCKFKYGSYKMPMNQLREGEAEIITAVND; encoded by the coding sequence ATGAATTTCACGCCGTATTCAATGTTGTTAGATTTCAGTATTATGTCAGGTCTTTTATTTATTGCACAAATCATGAGAAGTAAAATAAAATTTTTACAAAATTATTATATTCCTTCTTCATTAGTAGCCGGTTTCCTAGGATTATTTGGAGGTCCACAATTTTTAAACATTTTACCATTCAGTGGTAAAACAGGATCTTATCCTTATTTATTAGTTTGTGTTTTATTTGCTGGTATATTTTTAGGTAAGCAAGAAAAGTTTAGCTTAAAAGAAACAGTACATAAAGTAGGCGACACATTCTTAATAAATATGTCTAGTGAAATATTATGTTTTGGATTAGCTTGTTTAGTAGGTGGTGCATTGGTAATTTTCTTATTTCCAAATGTCTTTTCTGAAATAGCAGTTCTTCTTCCTGCAGGATTTATGGGCGGACACGGATATGCAGCTGCTATAGGAGGAACTATTAACACCTTACTTGGTAGAAATGATGGAGTTGTAATAGGTCAAACTTTTGCTACTTTAGGTCTTTTAAGTGGAATTTTTGGTGGAATAATTTGTATTAACTACGCTACTAGAAAAGGCGCTACAAGATTAGTTAAAAGTATAGGTGCTTTACCTCAAGAATGTAAAACAGGAATGATCCCTTTAGAAAAAAGACAAACAATGGGAGATGAAACAGTTCATCCTATGGCCATGGATCCTTTAGCTTGGCATATTGGTTTAATACTTATGACTACTGGAATAGGTTATGCTATTTATTATGGATATAAACCTTATTTTCCTAAAGTAGAAGTTCCTTTAATGTGTGTTACTATGATTGTTGGAGTTTTTATTCAAGCTATTTTAAATAAAACTGGTTATGGAACATATGTAGATAAAAGAATAATTGATAGAACAGGCAGTGGAGTTACTGATTATTTAGTTGCTTTTGGTATCGCTACTATAAAATTATCAGTTGTATTAGAATTTATTGGTCCTATCCTTGTTCTTGTTGCAGTTGGTATTGCTTGGCCATGTATTTTAGTTTTCTTTGTAGGTAGAAGATTATTTAGAAACTTCTGGTTTGAAAGATCTATATTTATTTTTGGATATATTACTGGAGTAGTTGCAGTTGGAGTTACTCTTTTAAGAATCGTAGATCCTGAAATGAAAAGTGGAACATTAAGTGATTTTGGAACTGCATATACTCTTCAATCTATAGTTGAATTATTTATAGTTACTATGGTTCCTGTCTTTGCTGTATCTTTGGGTGTAATCCCAGTTGGAGCTGTTCTTGTTACCATTGGAGTTATAATGCTATTAACTTGCAAATTTAAATATGGTTCTTATAAAATGCCAATGAATCAATTAAGAGAAGGAGAAGCAGAAATAATTACAGCAGTTAATGATTAA
- a CDS encoding DUF6282 family protein, whose protein sequence is MKEKNKDIIKRLLEGAYDLHTHTEPSAFNRALDDFDLVKEANEFKMAGVLIKSHYEPTQSRAALVNLKSNLKTKAYGGIVLNWPNGGLNPYAVENALKTGAVIVWMPTRDSENCLKYGDMPGDFFKRPGISVLEKKGKLKQEVYEIFKIMKKYNGYLATGHLSVEESILLCEEGRKLGVNMILTHPEWQRTMIDGETQKYLSSLGVLIEKNWLNIAEQSVTAKEMANNIRSAGFENVYLSTDRGQNGFETPVYGMMKFIEVLLEEGFTEEEIRTMVQEVPKLIVNRISK, encoded by the coding sequence ATGAAAGAAAAAAATAAGGATATTATAAAAAGATTATTAGAAGGAGCCTATGATCTTCATACTCATACAGAACCTTCTGCTTTTAATCGAGCTTTGGATGATTTTGATTTAGTTAAAGAAGCAAATGAATTTAAGATGGCAGGAGTTTTAATAAAGAGTCATTATGAACCTACTCAGTCAAGAGCAGCTTTAGTGAATTTAAAGAGTAACTTAAAAACAAAAGCTTACGGGGGAATAGTTTTAAATTGGCCAAATGGAGGATTAAATCCTTACGCAGTAGAAAATGCTTTGAAAACTGGAGCAGTTATAGTATGGATGCCCACAAGGGATTCTGAAAATTGTTTAAAGTATGGGGATATGCCTGGAGATTTTTTTAAAAGACCAGGAATTTCAGTATTAGAAAAAAAAGGAAAATTAAAACAAGAAGTTTATGAGATATTTAAAATAATGAAAAAATATAATGGATATTTAGCAACAGGACACTTAAGTGTCGAAGAATCTATTTTATTATGTGAAGAAGGAAGAAAATTAGGAGTTAATATGATTCTTACTCATCCTGAATGGCAAAGAACGATGATTGATGGAGAAACTCAAAAATATTTATCTAGTTTAGGAGTTTTAATAGAAAAGAATTGGTTAAATATTGCAGAACAATCAGTAACAGCAAAGGAAATGGCAAATAATATTAGAAGTGCAGGATTTGAAAATGTATATCTTTCAACAGATAGAGGTCAAAATGGTTTTGAAACACCAGTTTATGGAATGATGAAATTTATAGAAGTTTTACTTGAAGAAGGATTTACAGAAGAAGAAATTAGAACAATGGTTCAAGAAGTTCCTAAATTAATTGTAAATAGAATATCAAAATAA
- a CDS encoding 6-phospho-alpha-glucosidase has product MDNKKFTVAIAGGGSTWTPGLLKSLCKRKDTFPLKRVVLYDNNEDRQRTIGEFAKILFKEEYQGVEFEYTTSPEVAFKDVDFVFCQIRTGGYKMRELDEKIPLSLGAIGQETCGAGGFAYGMRSIRDMIELVNFIRKQSPNAWILNYTNPAAIVAVALEKQFPNDKKILNICDQPINLLRSYGRLLEMNSREFEPVYFGLNHFGWFTHLYDKTGKDLIPRIKEITLERGFIPADAEQRDQSWLDTYAMVRDMVVDFPDYLPNTYLQYYYYPNYKCNKLDPKYTRANEVMDGREKRVFEECREIIERGSMGDTNVVHNDAHADMIVEIGESIAFNENRIYIVIVKNNGLISNVDDNAMVEVAATLGFNGPRPFGVGKVGTFYKGLIEQQNAYEQLTSEAWFEGSYGKALQALTINRTIVDAKKARKILDALIEANKDYWPKLK; this is encoded by the coding sequence ATGGATAATAAAAAATTTACAGTTGCTATAGCAGGTGGAGGAAGTACTTGGACACCAGGATTATTAAAATCTTTATGTAAAAGAAAGGATACATTTCCATTAAAAAGAGTAGTATTATATGATAACAATGAAGACAGACAAAGAACTATTGGAGAATTTGCAAAAATTTTATTTAAAGAAGAGTATCAAGGGGTAGAGTTTGAATATACAACATCTCCTGAGGTTGCTTTTAAAGATGTCGATTTTGTATTCTGTCAAATTAGAACAGGTGGATATAAAATGAGGGAATTAGATGAAAAAATTCCATTAAGTCTTGGAGCAATAGGTCAAGAAACTTGTGGGGCAGGTGGTTTTGCTTATGGAATGAGATCAATTAGAGACATGATAGAACTTGTAAATTTTATAAGAAAACAATCTCCAAATGCATGGATATTAAATTATACTAATCCAGCAGCAATTGTTGCAGTAGCTTTAGAAAAACAATTTCCTAATGATAAAAAAATATTAAATATTTGTGATCAACCTATAAATTTATTAAGATCTTACGGAAGATTACTTGAGATGAATTCTAGAGAATTTGAACCTGTATATTTTGGATTAAATCATTTTGGATGGTTTACTCATTTATATGATAAAACAGGAAAAGATTTAATACCTAGAATAAAAGAAATAACTTTAGAAAGAGGGTTTATACCAGCTGATGCTGAGCAAAGAGATCAGTCTTGGTTAGATACTTATGCAATGGTAAGAGATATGGTTGTTGATTTCCCAGATTATTTACCTAATACTTATTTACAATACTATTATTATCCAAATTATAAGTGTAATAAATTAGATCCGAAATACACTAGAGCTAATGAAGTTATGGATGGAAGAGAAAAGAGAGTTTTTGAAGAATGTAGAGAAATAATAGAAAGAGGATCTATGGGGGACACTAATGTTGTTCATAATGATGCTCATGCAGATATGATTGTAGAAATAGGAGAATCAATTGCATTTAATGAAAATAGAATATATATAGTAATAGTTAAAAATAATGGTTTAATTTCAAATGTAGATGATAATGCAATGGTTGAAGTTGCAGCTACATTAGGATTTAATGGTCCAAGACCATTTGGAGTTGGAAAAGTAGGAACATTCTATAAAGGATTAATCGAACAGCAAAACGCATATGAACAATTAACTTCTGAAGCTTGGTTTGAAGGATCTTATGGTAAAGCATTGCAAGCACTAACAATAAACAGAACTATTGTAGATGCAAAAAAAGCAAGAAAAATATTAGACGCATTAATAGAAGCAAATAAAGATTACTGGCCAAAACTAAAATAG
- a CDS encoding nitrilase-related carbon-nitrogen hydrolase, which produces MTYFKIKKNKIFSLLILCTLLSIFSGCFKKKENNKKIKNSFKVASIQFNPQLNELDKNVNALLKVTETAFKNGAKLVVAPEMATTGYYYKNRSTIKPFVDSLPGKTTDKFSKLTEKYNAYIIFGMPEIDKTTDLYYNSAALVGPNGYIGKYRKTHQWESEEHWAAWGDLGVPVYETNLGKIAINICMDSAYFESARLAGIQGANILAFPTNSSAQAISALPARAEQNGFYVVSANRSNTENGFHMIGGSAIWTPEGKKLNEAPILMTKEEDIDESTIIYATIDPKKYNNKNRLALEKRRPELYKDLMLYLSPWDYTKNINSNKVIAASLQYEPKVGDKEYNKIKVSNLIKKAKKKNDNINLIVLPELSLIGPTDNLKLEEIKKLSEKANDNSFNYFSNLAKENNICIIFGLIENQDDKLYNSAIFINESGNKIGAYQKTHLSKTDERWATKGNQLSVFKSEKLGKVGILIGEDVMYPEASGVLAINRADIIAIPSAWYGQYGSNMEINKIVSAKKYPKGAMTLWDSTALSSQAYTIISNFVGTKKNYKGRSSLYTLDPLYGLDQPIIASNKDEETLIFTFETLQNKWWFNQEKLISSRRTPYYIKLIQE; this is translated from the coding sequence ATGACCTACTTTAAGATTAAAAAAAATAAAATTTTCAGTTTACTTATCTTATGTACTCTTCTATCTATTTTTTCTGGATGCTTCAAGAAAAAAGAAAATAATAAAAAAATTAAAAACTCATTTAAAGTGGCCAGCATTCAATTTAACCCTCAACTAAATGAACTCGATAAAAATGTAAATGCTTTATTAAAAGTTACTGAAACAGCTTTTAAAAATGGAGCTAAACTTGTAGTAGCTCCTGAAATGGCAACAACTGGTTATTACTATAAGAATAGATCTACTATCAAACCATTCGTAGATTCTCTTCCTGGTAAAACCACAGATAAATTTTCTAAGCTAACCGAAAAATACAATGCTTATATTATTTTTGGGATGCCAGAAATAGATAAAACAACAGATTTATATTATAACTCTGCCGCCTTAGTTGGACCAAATGGATATATTGGAAAATATAGAAAAACTCACCAATGGGAAAGCGAAGAACATTGGGCTGCTTGGGGAGATTTAGGAGTTCCTGTTTATGAAACTAATTTAGGGAAAATAGCTATCAATATTTGTATGGATTCCGCGTATTTTGAAAGTGCTCGCCTTGCAGGAATTCAAGGAGCTAATATTCTTGCTTTCCCTACCAATTCATCAGCCCAAGCAATTTCTGCTTTACCTGCAAGAGCAGAACAAAATGGGTTTTATGTAGTTAGTGCTAACAGATCAAACACAGAAAATGGGTTTCATATGATAGGAGGAAGTGCTATTTGGACACCAGAAGGTAAAAAATTAAATGAAGCTCCTATCTTAATGACAAAGGAAGAAGATATTGATGAATCTACTATAATTTATGCAACTATTGACCCTAAAAAATATAATAATAAAAATAGATTAGCTCTAGAAAAAAGACGTCCTGAATTATATAAAGATTTAATGCTTTATCTTTCTCCTTGGGATTACACTAAAAATATAAATTCAAATAAAGTTATAGCAGCTTCTTTACAATATGAACCTAAAGTAGGAGATAAAGAATATAATAAAATAAAAGTTTCTAACCTAATCAAAAAAGCTAAAAAGAAAAATGACAATATAAATCTTATTGTTTTACCTGAATTATCTTTAATCGGACCAACAGATAATTTGAAATTGGAAGAAATAAAAAAACTTTCAGAAAAAGCAAATGATAATTCCTTCAATTATTTTTCTAATTTAGCTAAAGAAAATAATATTTGTATAATTTTTGGATTAATAGAAAATCAAGACGATAAGTTATATAACAGTGCTATTTTCATTAATGAAAGTGGTAATAAAATCGGTGCATATCAAAAAACTCATTTAAGTAAAACAGATGAAAGATGGGCTACTAAAGGAAATCAATTATCAGTTTTCAAATCAGAAAAATTAGGAAAAGTAGGTATTTTAATTGGAGAAGATGTCATGTATCCCGAAGCATCAGGAGTTTTAGCAATTAATAGAGCAGATATAATAGCTATCCCTTCAGCCTGGTATGGTCAATACGGAAGCAATATGGAAATAAATAAAATCGTTTCAGCTAAAAAATATCCTAAAGGAGCTATGACTTTATGGGATTCTACCGCTTTAAGTTCTCAAGCTTACACTATTATTTCTAACTTTGTAGGAACAAAGAAAAATTATAAAGGAAGAAGTAGTCTTTATACACTAGATCCTTTATATGGACTTGATCAACCTATTATTGCTTCTAATAAAGATGAAGAAACTTTAATATTCACTTTTGAAACTTTGCAAAATAAATGGTGGTTCAATCAAGAAAAGTTAATTTCTTCAAGAAGAACCCCTTATTACATTAAACTAATTCAAGAATAG
- a CDS encoding alpha/beta fold hydrolase gives MKQKDVVFYSEGDKVLGSIYYPDDYKEGEKRPVVIANSGWTGIKVVYPELFSRNLVKKGYICIGFDYRGFKPTEGIAKYTTLEREVEDICAAINFAKAQPEIDKDKIGLIGWGVGGAVCIECARREPTVKVVATLNSFVDGDRWMRMGMGNDKYHRALEMLEEDKMTRATTGDLVMRHPYVAYPNITESGDFYVDNTLKKINGGVDKIADGDAGESFPTAMSTAIADSFFRFNVEDALKRLKCGIFVGHGKYNELHDRIEADEAYKIANEPKELYFVEGKHNEWMFDEDPKFLELMNNLDNFFAKFLK, from the coding sequence ATGAAACAAAAAGACGTAGTTTTTTACAGTGAAGGTGACAAAGTTTTAGGATCTATCTATTATCCAGATGATTACAAAGAAGGAGAAAAAAGACCAGTAGTTATCGCTAACTCAGGATGGACAGGAATAAAAGTAGTTTACCCTGAACTATTCTCAAGAAACTTAGTAAAAAAAGGTTACATTTGTATAGGGTTTGATTATAGAGGATTTAAACCAACTGAAGGAATAGCGAAATACACTACATTAGAAAGAGAAGTTGAAGATATTTGTGCAGCTATCAACTTTGCTAAAGCTCAACCTGAAATTGACAAAGATAAAATAGGATTAATCGGTTGGGGAGTTGGAGGTGCTGTTTGTATAGAATGTGCTAGACGTGAACCAACTGTTAAAGTAGTTGCTACACTTAACTCTTTTGTAGATGGTGATCGTTGGATGAGAATGGGTATGGGAAATGATAAATATCATAGAGCACTTGAAATGTTAGAAGAAGATAAAATGACTAGAGCTACTACTGGTGACTTAGTTATGAGACATCCTTATGTTGCTTATCCTAATATTACTGAATCTGGAGATTTCTATGTAGATAACACTCTTAAAAAAATAAATGGTGGAGTAGATAAAATAGCCGATGGTGATGCTGGAGAATCATTCCCTACAGCAATGTCAACAGCAATAGCAGATTCTTTCTTTAGATTTAATGTAGAAGATGCTTTAAAAAGACTTAAATGTGGAATATTTGTAGGACATGGAAAATACAATGAACTTCATGACAGAATAGAAGCTGATGAAGCATATAAAATTGCAAATGAACCTAAAGAGTTATACTTTGTTGAAGGAAAACATAATGAATGGATGTTTGATGAAGATCCTAAATTCTTAGAATTAATGAATAATCTAGATAATTTCTTCGCTAAATTTCTTAAATAA